The following nucleotide sequence is from Streptomyces bathyalis.
ACCGCAGTGGCAGGCCCTGCCGTCGTCGCTTCACTGCGCAGGGCGGGGGCCGCCGCCATTGCTCACCGGGCCGGCAGGAACCGTGGGGGTAGCGGGGCAGCCGGCGTCGAGGGGACGGGCCCGGCTGCACGCGCCGCCCTGCTGCTGCTCGTCGCGGGTGGCGTGTGCTGCGTCCTGGCCGCGGACCTCTCGGGGATGAGCAAGGGCGAGACGGAACGCATCTGGCTGCCGTTCACCCTGTGGCTGCTACCGGCGACGGCGCTGCTGCCGCAGTGCGGCCGCCGCTGGTGGCTTGGGGCGCAGGCGGTCACCGCACTGACGGTCAATCACCTGCTGATCACCGGCTGGTGAGTACGGCCGAGAGGCCCGAACCGCTGCCTGGCCGCCAGGACGGACGCGCCGCGCCGGCGCGGCCGAGGGCCATGAACGGCCGCTCGCCGCACCGCCATTCCTCCACGACGCTCCAACCCGCTGCCTCCGCCTGCTCCCGGAGCGCTTCGCGGCCCAGCCTCGCCCACAGGAATGCGGGGCCCTGACCGCCGGTGCCGTCACAGAGGCGCACCTCGCTCCTCTCCTCGACCTCGTCGGACGAGGCCTCCGCGAACAACAGCCCGTCGGGTGCAAGGAGCTCACGTATGCGCTCCAGCAGCCTCGACGGATCGCCTCCGATGCCGATGTTTCCGTCCAGCAGCAGTGCGCTCTGCCAGCGTCCTTCACCCGGAAGCGGGTCGAAGACGGACCGCTGGAGAGCCGCGCCACCCGCCCCGCGCGTGCGGGAGATCGCGGCGGGAGAGGTGTCGACGCCCAGCGCGGGGACGCCCAGCCCCGACAGCGCGGCCACCAGCCGCCCGGGGCCGCAGCCGATGTCGAGAACCGCTCCCGTGCATCGCCGCAGGACGCTCATGTCCGCCCGGTCTGCCCGTGCGCACCACCGCTCCACCTCCAGCGGCAGCAGCCAGCCGTCGGGGCGCCGCAGGAACAGCGGACCACGGCCGGCGCGGAGCGCGTCGGCGTACGGGTCCTGCTCCGTACACCACGCGAGGGCGGGTGCGCTCACGGCGCCACCGCCCGGGTGAGATCCGCGTGCACGGAGGCGAAGCGTCCCGAGGAGAGTTCGGCGACGCGGGCGGCGTCGGCCGCGGTGTCCACGTCGCGGAGCACCGGCAGGTCCCGTACGGAAAGACTCGCCTCGATGAGCCGACGCCGCTGCCGCGTGCCCGTGTCCGCCCTGGACATCGGTACGCCCAGCACGAGTTCGGGCTGGGGGCGCGCCATGCCGAGTGCCCAGAAGCCGCCGTCGGCGGCCGGGCCGAACCAGGCGTCGCGCTCGTCCCACGGGCCGGAGTTCGTGGCGAGGGCGAGCAGGTCCGTCGTGATCTGGGGGGTGTCCATGCCGATGAGCAGCGCCGGGCCGTCGCACAGCCCGAACGCGGCCGCGATCCGCTCGTCG
It contains:
- a CDS encoding methyltransferase domain-containing protein; this encodes MSAPALAWCTEQDPYADALRAGRGPLFLRRPDGWLLPLEVERWCARADRADMSVLRRCTGAVLDIGCGPGRLVAALSGLGVPALGVDTSPAAISRTRGAGGAALQRSVFDPLPGEGRWQSALLLDGNIGIGGDPSRLLERIRELLAPDGLLFAEASSDEVEERSEVRLCDGTGGQGPAFLWARLGREALREQAEAAGWSVVEEWRCGERPFMALGRAGAARPSWRPGSGSGLSAVLTSR